One stretch of Saccharopolyspora erythraea DNA includes these proteins:
- a CDS encoding methionine synthase: protein MSEAAWEPGTATAIGSMPGADPLEAARTVVGELPGLMPFPELPARGVGADLIGRTAGMLVGDLAVEVVPSGYRVAGRPGHDQQRAVDLLRWDLDAVEQAAAEAGAPRVVKVQAAGPWTLAAGIELMRGHRVLTDHGALRDFTESLTEGLTEHAAQVSARTGARVVVQLDEPSLPAVLNGRIPTPSGYGTVPAVPAPDAQRRLAEVIERLTATTGSPVVVHCCARRPPVALLRRAGAGAIALDATGLGEVTGEFADELGEAWEEGTTLFLGLVPSLERETTLRQVAQPAFDLAARLGFSRRTLAERSVPTPTCGFAGASPAWARRAIGLTRDLASMFADEAEG, encoded by the coding sequence GTGAGCGAAGCAGCGTGGGAACCAGGAACGGCCACCGCCATCGGGTCGATGCCCGGTGCCGATCCACTGGAGGCCGCACGCACCGTCGTCGGGGAACTGCCCGGGCTGATGCCGTTCCCCGAGCTGCCCGCGCGCGGTGTCGGCGCCGACCTCATCGGACGCACGGCGGGCATGCTCGTCGGCGATCTGGCCGTCGAGGTCGTGCCCTCCGGCTACCGCGTCGCGGGGCGGCCGGGACACGACCAGCAGCGTGCCGTCGACCTGCTCAGGTGGGACCTCGACGCCGTCGAGCAGGCCGCTGCCGAGGCCGGCGCGCCCCGCGTGGTCAAGGTGCAGGCGGCAGGTCCGTGGACGCTCGCGGCGGGCATCGAGCTGATGCGCGGACACCGCGTGCTGACAGACCACGGCGCGCTGCGCGACTTCACCGAGTCGCTGACCGAGGGGCTCACCGAGCACGCCGCGCAGGTCTCCGCGCGCACCGGCGCGCGGGTCGTCGTGCAGCTCGACGAACCGTCGCTGCCCGCCGTCCTCAACGGCCGGATCCCCACGCCGTCCGGCTACGGCACCGTGCCCGCCGTTCCTGCCCCGGACGCACAGCGCAGGCTCGCCGAAGTGATCGAGAGGCTCACCGCGACCACCGGCTCCCCGGTCGTGGTGCACTGCTGCGCCCGGCGCCCACCGGTGGCCCTGCTGCGCAGGGCAGGGGCCGGGGCGATCGCGCTGGATGCCACCGGCCTGGGCGAGGTTACGGGCGAGTTCGCCGACGAGCTCGGCGAAGCCTGGGAGGAGGGCACCACCCTGTTCCTCGGCCTGGTGCCCAGCCTCGAGCGCGAGACCACCCTGCGCCAGGTGGCCCAGCCCGCGTTCGACCTCGCCGCCCGCCTCGGCTTCTCCCGGCGCACCCTCGCAGAACGCAGCGTCCCCACCCCGACCTGCGGCTTCGCCGGGGCATCCCCGGCGTGGGCCCGGCGAGCCATCGGCCTCACCCGCGACCTGGCCAGCATGTTCGCCGACGAAGCCGAAGGCTGA
- a CDS encoding acyl-CoA synthetase, which translates to MLDPRASTVGDVLRRTAARVPGRVALRFADGSGEEREWTYAELDDAVSRAAGVLLAAGASKGDRVAAYGRNSDAYLIGFLACARAGLVHVPINYNLTGSELGYLVEQSGSTIALADPALAGALSGVDRVIPLRGAEKSLLELSTSGEVPALPGDVADDDLVQLLYTSGTTSRPKGAMMTHRALLHEYVSCVVALDFTDGDDPLHAMPLYHSAQMHVFLLPHLMIGSTNRLVEAPDPQDVLRRVEEERIGAFFAAPTVWVALSNHDDFGRRDLGSLRKAYYGASIMPGPVLSRLRESLPGLGFYNCFGQSEIAPLATVLRPEEHDERPDSAGRPVLFVESKVVDEQGNEVAPGELGEIVYRSPQLCTGYWDKPEETAEAFRDGWFHSGDLVRQDEQGYVTVVDRIKDVINTGGVLVASREVEDALYTHPAVAEVAVIAVPDPKWIESIAAVVVRKSDVDEDDLLEHARKSLAGFKVPKQVRFVDDLPRNSSGKLLKRVLREQFVER; encoded by the coding sequence ATGCTCGATCCGCGTGCCAGCACGGTGGGCGACGTGTTGCGGCGCACCGCCGCGCGGGTGCCCGGCAGGGTCGCGCTGCGGTTCGCCGACGGGTCGGGCGAGGAACGGGAGTGGACCTACGCCGAGCTCGACGACGCGGTCTCCCGTGCCGCGGGCGTGCTGCTGGCCGCCGGGGCCTCGAAGGGCGACCGGGTCGCCGCCTACGGCAGGAACTCCGACGCCTACCTGATCGGCTTCCTCGCCTGCGCGCGGGCCGGCCTGGTGCACGTGCCGATCAACTACAACCTCACCGGTTCCGAGCTCGGCTACCTGGTCGAGCAGTCCGGCAGCACCATCGCGCTGGCCGATCCGGCGCTCGCGGGCGCGCTCTCCGGCGTCGACCGCGTGATCCCGTTGCGCGGCGCGGAGAAGTCGCTGCTGGAGCTGAGCACGTCGGGTGAAGTCCCGGCGCTGCCGGGAGATGTCGCCGATGACGACCTGGTGCAGCTGCTCTACACGTCCGGCACGACCTCCCGCCCCAAGGGTGCGATGATGACGCACCGCGCGCTGCTGCACGAGTACGTCTCCTGCGTCGTGGCCCTGGACTTCACCGACGGCGACGACCCACTGCACGCGATGCCGCTCTACCACTCCGCGCAGATGCACGTCTTCCTGTTGCCGCACCTGATGATCGGCTCCACCAACCGGCTGGTGGAGGCGCCCGATCCGCAGGACGTGCTGCGCCGCGTCGAGGAAGAGCGCATCGGCGCGTTCTTCGCCGCACCGACGGTGTGGGTGGCGCTGTCCAACCACGACGACTTCGGCAGGCGCGACCTCGGCTCGCTGCGCAAGGCCTACTACGGTGCGTCCATCATGCCCGGTCCGGTGCTCAGCAGGTTGCGGGAGTCGTTGCCGGGACTGGGTTTCTACAACTGCTTCGGCCAGTCGGAGATCGCTCCACTCGCGACGGTGCTGCGTCCCGAGGAACACGACGAGCGCCCGGACTCGGCGGGCCGCCCGGTGCTGTTCGTGGAATCCAAGGTCGTCGACGAGCAGGGGAACGAGGTCGCGCCGGGCGAGCTGGGCGAGATCGTCTACCGCTCGCCGCAGCTCTGCACGGGCTACTGGGACAAGCCCGAGGAGACCGCGGAGGCGTTCCGGGACGGCTGGTTCCACTCCGGTGACCTGGTGCGGCAGGACGAGCAGGGCTACGTCACCGTGGTCGACCGGATCAAGGACGTGATCAACACCGGTGGGGTGCTGGTGGCCTCCCGGGAAGTCGAGGACGCGCTCTACACGCATCCCGCCGTCGCCGAGGTCGCCGTCATCGCGGTGCCGGATCCGAAGTGGATCGAGAGCATCGCCGCGGTGGTCGTGCGCAAGTCCGACGTGGATGAAGACGATCTGCTGGAGCACGCGCGCAAGTCGTTGGCGGGATTCAAGGTTCCCAAGCAGGTCCGGTTCGTCGACGACCTCCCGCGCAACAGCTCGGGCAAGTTGCTGAAGCGGGTGCTGCGGGAGCAGTTCGTCGAGCGTTGA
- a CDS encoding TetR/AcrR family transcriptional regulator, with translation MPRARTDTRSEIRRVAAELFAAQGFEKTSLREVAERLGITKAALYYHYPSKAELARGIVQPLADDVVALLSSAESTAEVDRRALLESYFDVMAGHREVLWMILRDVSVLADLELFQDMLDWRRRLNLLLIGADATPEQWARATVAVGGLQDCVTNEGDVSVFRTAAVDAAHAALVSGPR, from the coding sequence ATGCCCAGGGCCAGGACCGACACCAGGAGCGAGATCCGCCGGGTCGCCGCGGAGCTGTTCGCCGCGCAGGGCTTCGAGAAGACCAGCCTGCGCGAGGTCGCCGAACGCCTCGGCATCACCAAGGCGGCGCTGTACTACCACTACCCGTCCAAGGCGGAGCTGGCGCGCGGCATCGTGCAGCCGCTGGCCGACGACGTCGTGGCGCTGCTGTCGTCGGCGGAGTCGACGGCCGAGGTGGACCGGCGCGCGCTGCTGGAGTCCTACTTCGACGTCATGGCAGGCCACCGCGAGGTGCTGTGGATGATCCTGCGAGACGTGAGCGTGCTGGCCGACCTGGAGCTGTTCCAGGACATGCTCGACTGGCGACGCAGGCTCAACCTGCTGCTCATCGGCGCCGACGCCACGCCCGAGCAGTGGGCGCGGGCCACCGTCGCAGTCGGCGGTCTGCAGGACTGCGTCACGAACGAGGGCGACGTGAGCGTGTTCCGCACTGCTGCGGTCGATGCGGCTCACGCCGCCCTCGTGTCGGGCCCGCGCTAG
- a CDS encoding FAD-dependent monooxygenase: MDNTDVLISGASVAGPALAHWLRAHGFNPTVVERAPAPREGGYGVDVRGAAVDVVERMGVLAQVRGSGIDMRGITYVDGSNRPLAEISTEQFDGRGNGRDLEIMRGALSRILHDATADGVEYVFGDSVTGLEPDDDGVLVTFEHTAPRRFHLVIGADGLHSQVRALAFGAESRFRRHLGHHISIFSVGGHLAADRWTLLHNVPGKLAGVHASDGELGATAILGFASGEIPFDHRDTGQQKRILREAFTGVGWEVPRLLEEMEHAPDFYFDSVSQIHLDRWSRGRVALVGDAGYCPSPLSGQGTSLALVGAYVLAGELRAAGGDHRTAFARYEDRMREYVRQNQKIAESGAEVLMPASRTRIWLRNQVMRFMSRFPALGRLSGGIQRAANAIELPDYGAGRP, from the coding sequence ATGGACAACACCGACGTCCTCATCTCCGGCGCGAGCGTCGCCGGACCGGCGCTCGCCCACTGGCTGCGCGCGCACGGCTTCAACCCGACCGTGGTCGAGCGGGCGCCCGCGCCGCGCGAAGGCGGCTACGGCGTGGACGTCCGCGGCGCAGCGGTCGACGTCGTCGAGCGGATGGGCGTGCTGGCGCAGGTCCGCGGCAGCGGGATCGACATGCGCGGCATCACCTACGTCGACGGCTCGAACCGGCCGCTGGCCGAGATCAGCACCGAGCAGTTCGACGGGCGCGGCAACGGCCGCGACCTGGAGATCATGCGCGGAGCGCTCAGCCGCATCCTCCACGATGCCACCGCGGACGGCGTCGAGTACGTCTTCGGCGACTCCGTCACCGGCCTCGAACCCGACGACGACGGCGTGCTCGTGACCTTCGAGCACACCGCACCCCGGCGGTTCCACCTGGTGATCGGCGCCGACGGCCTGCACTCGCAGGTGCGGGCGCTGGCCTTCGGCGCGGAGTCGCGGTTCCGGCGCCACCTCGGGCACCACATCTCGATCTTCAGCGTCGGCGGCCACCTCGCTGCGGACCGCTGGACGCTGCTGCACAACGTGCCCGGCAAGCTCGCGGGCGTCCACGCCTCCGACGGTGAGCTCGGTGCCACGGCGATCCTCGGCTTCGCGTCGGGGGAAATCCCCTTCGACCACCGCGATACCGGGCAGCAGAAGCGGATTCTGCGCGAGGCGTTCACCGGCGTGGGGTGGGAGGTGCCGCGGCTGCTCGAGGAGATGGAGCACGCGCCGGACTTCTACTTCGACTCGGTGAGCCAGATCCACCTGGACCGCTGGTCCCGGGGCCGGGTCGCGCTGGTGGGCGACGCGGGGTACTGCCCGTCGCCGTTGTCCGGCCAGGGCACCAGCCTCGCGCTGGTGGGCGCGTACGTGCTCGCGGGCGAACTGCGGGCGGCAGGCGGCGACCACCGCACCGCGTTCGCGCGCTACGAGGACCGGATGCGTGAGTACGTGCGGCAGAACCAGAAGATCGCCGAGTCGGGCGCGGAGGTGCTGATGCCGGCCAGCAGGACCCGGATCTGGCTGCGCAACCAGGTCATGCGGTTCATGTCGAGGTTCCCCGCGCTCGGCAGGCTCTCCGGCGGAATCCAGCGCGCCGCCAACGCGATCGAGCTTCCCGACTACGGCGCAGGACGCCCCTAG
- the mnmA gene encoding tRNA 2-thiouridine(34) synthase MnmA, giving the protein MRVLAAMSGGVDSAVAAARAVEAGHEVVGVHLALSAKPGTLRTGARGCCTIEDSHDARRAADILGIPFYVWDFAERFTEEVIETFVGEYAAGRTPNPCLTCNEKIKFEALLEKAMTLGFDAVCTGHYARLTAEDGVPVLRRSRDEGKDQSYVLASLTAEQLRHSMFPLGDSLKSQVREEAAERGLAVAKKPDSHDICFIPDGDTKKFLESKLGQKPGQLVDAESGAVLGEHTGVHGFTVGQRKGLGIDAPAPDGRPRYVLSLEPVSGTVTVGSADHLGVTEIDAKRPIWPSERELDGPTECVVQVRAHGGTADAVAEVADGGMSIRLRQPLRGVAPGQAVVLYRPEDEGDLVLGSALIAATR; this is encoded by the coding sequence GTGCGAGTACTGGCTGCCATGAGCGGCGGGGTGGACTCCGCCGTGGCCGCCGCCCGGGCGGTGGAAGCCGGCCACGAGGTGGTCGGCGTGCACCTGGCGCTGTCGGCCAAACCCGGCACGCTGCGCACCGGCGCCCGCGGCTGCTGCACGATCGAGGACTCCCACGACGCTCGGCGGGCGGCAGACATCCTGGGCATCCCCTTCTACGTCTGGGACTTCGCCGAGCGGTTCACCGAGGAGGTCATCGAGACCTTCGTCGGCGAGTACGCCGCGGGGCGCACTCCCAACCCGTGCCTGACCTGCAACGAGAAGATCAAGTTCGAGGCGTTGCTGGAAAAGGCGATGACGCTGGGCTTCGACGCGGTCTGCACCGGCCACTACGCGAGGCTCACCGCCGAGGACGGCGTGCCGGTGCTGCGGCGCAGCCGGGACGAGGGCAAGGACCAGTCCTACGTGCTGGCCTCGCTGACCGCCGAGCAGCTGCGGCACTCGATGTTCCCGCTCGGCGACTCGCTCAAGTCGCAGGTGCGTGAGGAAGCCGCCGAGCGCGGGCTCGCGGTCGCCAAGAAGCCCGACAGCCACGACATCTGCTTCATCCCCGACGGCGACACGAAGAAGTTCCTGGAGTCGAAGCTGGGGCAGAAGCCCGGGCAGCTTGTCGACGCCGAGAGCGGCGCGGTGCTCGGTGAGCACACCGGCGTGCACGGCTTCACCGTCGGCCAGCGCAAGGGCCTCGGCATCGACGCGCCCGCGCCCGACGGCCGGCCGCGCTACGTGCTGTCGCTGGAGCCGGTGTCGGGCACGGTCACGGTCGGCTCGGCCGACCACCTCGGCGTCACCGAGATCGACGCCAAGCGCCCGATCTGGCCGTCGGAGCGGGAGCTCGACGGCCCCACCGAGTGCGTCGTGCAGGTCCGGGCCCACGGCGGCACCGCGGACGCCGTCGCCGAGGTCGCCGACGGCGGCATGTCGATCAGGCTCCGCCAGCCGCTGCGTGGCGTCGCGCCGGGGCAGGCCGTCGTGCTGTACCGGCCGGAAGACGAGGGCGACCTCGTCCTCGGCAGCGCCCTGATCGCCGCGACGCGCTAG
- a CDS encoding cysteine desulfurase family protein — protein MTYLDHAATTPMRPEAVAVMSEALARLGNASSLHTSGRRARRAVEESREALAAALGARPSEVLFTAGGTESDNLAVKGIFWARRAADPARRRILASTVEHHAVLDAVEWLAEHEAAEVTWLEVDSLGRVRPETLEAALRATPGEVALVTVMWANNEVGTVNDMAELAAVADRHGVPLHTDAVQAVETLPVDFAASGVSALTMTGHKVGGPYGVGALLLSREVACTPLLHGGGQEREVRSGTLDVPAVLGFASAVREAVDGRTSHVPELTALRDDLVRGVREVVPDAVLNGDPGDGAIGGGPSRLPGNAHFTFPGCEGDSLLMLLDAKGIECSTGSACTAGVAEPSHVLLAMGAEPKAARGSLRFSLGHDSTVADVKALTEAIGPVVQRARGAGTAGLRRTSVRASAPTEV, from the coding sequence ATGACTTACCTTGACCACGCTGCCACCACTCCGATGCGGCCGGAGGCGGTCGCGGTGATGAGCGAGGCGTTGGCCCGGCTGGGCAACGCCTCCTCCCTGCACACTTCGGGCAGGCGGGCGCGGCGCGCGGTCGAGGAGTCCCGGGAGGCGCTGGCCGCCGCGCTGGGCGCGCGGCCGTCGGAGGTGCTGTTCACCGCGGGCGGCACCGAGAGCGACAACCTCGCGGTCAAGGGCATCTTCTGGGCCCGTAGGGCCGCCGACCCGGCCCGCCGCCGCATCCTGGCCTCCACCGTCGAGCACCACGCCGTGCTCGACGCCGTGGAGTGGCTGGCCGAGCACGAGGCGGCCGAGGTGACCTGGCTGGAGGTCGACTCCCTGGGGCGGGTGCGGCCCGAGACGCTGGAGGCGGCGCTGCGCGCGACGCCCGGCGAGGTCGCCCTGGTCACGGTGATGTGGGCCAACAACGAGGTGGGCACGGTCAACGACATGGCCGAGCTGGCCGCGGTGGCCGACCGCCACGGTGTGCCGCTGCACACCGACGCGGTGCAGGCGGTCGAGACGCTGCCGGTGGACTTCGCGGCCTCCGGCGTCTCGGCGCTGACGATGACCGGGCACAAGGTCGGTGGCCCCTACGGCGTCGGCGCGCTGCTGCTGTCCCGCGAGGTCGCCTGCACGCCGCTGCTGCACGGCGGCGGCCAGGAGCGCGAGGTGCGCTCCGGCACCCTCGACGTGCCCGCGGTGCTGGGGTTCGCGAGCGCGGTGCGGGAGGCCGTCGACGGCAGGACCTCGCACGTGCCGGAGCTGACCGCGCTGCGCGACGACCTGGTCCGCGGTGTCCGCGAGGTGGTGCCGGACGCCGTGCTCAACGGCGACCCCGGTGACGGTGCGATCGGCGGCGGGCCGTCGCGGCTGCCGGGCAACGCGCACTTCACCTTCCCCGGCTGCGAGGGCGACAGCCTGCTGATGCTGCTAGACGCCAAGGGCATCGAGTGCTCCACCGGCTCGGCCTGCACCGCGGGCGTCGCCGAACCCAGCCACGTGCTGCTGGCGATGGGTGCCGAGCCGAAGGCGGCGCGGGGTTCGCTGCGGTTCTCCCTCGGCCACGACTCCACGGTGGCCGACGTCAAGGCGCTGACCGAGGCGATCGGGCCGGTGGTGCAACGAGCGCGCGGCGCCGGTACGGCCGGGCTGCGCAGGACTTCGGTGCGGGCGTCCGCGCCGACGGAGGTGTGA
- a CDS encoding MFS transporter — MSTETRAKTSALWAPERRNFTIGLILIITLAAFEAMGLGTALPTIVTELDGHRYYSWPFTVFMAASAIGTVLGGRLADRRGPAVPLLLALPTFALGLVVAGVAQDMPTLLVARVLQGLGGGTQIVALYVMIARAYPEEHRPKAFGAISSAWVVPALVGPAIAGFLTEYLSWRWVFLGLAPLVLLGAVLLAPTVRRFGAGAEEGTAPRRKGLPLAAFGASAGVVALTWSAQNPSLFSLVLGVAAVVALGTSIRVLVPAGTLLARPGLPVMVLARGLMAGVFFTAQAFVPLTLSAVHHYSPTMAGVPLTVGSLGWSVGALWQGGQRALSREAVVATGLVLVGAGVAGLTLIAPEWGPHWLVFGLWFVAGSGMGLGMASTSVRVLELSPADERGFNSSALQLSDMLGQAAMVGLGGVLVTSLAASGSPAAGVVPLDLLLTAAACCAAPLVLRSRREQMA; from the coding sequence GTGAGCACCGAGACGAGAGCGAAGACCAGCGCCCTGTGGGCACCCGAACGCCGCAACTTCACGATCGGCCTGATCCTGATCATCACGCTCGCCGCGTTCGAGGCGATGGGGCTGGGCACGGCTCTGCCGACGATCGTCACCGAGCTCGACGGGCACCGCTACTACTCCTGGCCCTTCACGGTGTTCATGGCCGCCAGCGCCATCGGGACGGTGCTCGGCGGCCGCCTCGCCGACCGCCGGGGCCCGGCCGTCCCGCTGCTGCTGGCGCTGCCCACCTTCGCGCTCGGGCTGGTCGTGGCCGGTGTCGCGCAGGACATGCCGACGCTGCTGGTCGCCCGCGTGCTGCAGGGTCTCGGAGGCGGGACGCAGATCGTCGCGCTGTACGTGATGATCGCCCGCGCCTATCCCGAGGAGCACCGGCCGAAGGCGTTCGGGGCGATCTCCTCGGCGTGGGTGGTCCCGGCGCTGGTCGGGCCCGCGATCGCCGGGTTCCTCACCGAGTACCTGAGCTGGCGCTGGGTCTTCCTGGGCCTGGCGCCGCTGGTGCTGCTCGGCGCGGTGCTCCTCGCGCCGACGGTCCGCCGCTTCGGGGCCGGCGCGGAGGAGGGCACCGCGCCCAGGCGGAAGGGGCTGCCGCTGGCCGCGTTCGGTGCGTCGGCGGGCGTGGTCGCGCTGACCTGGTCGGCGCAGAACCCGTCGCTGTTCTCGCTCGTCCTCGGCGTGGCGGCGGTCGTCGCGCTCGGAACGTCGATCCGCGTGCTGGTGCCCGCCGGGACACTGCTCGCGCGGCCGGGGCTGCCGGTGATGGTGCTCGCGCGGGGGCTGATGGCCGGGGTCTTCTTCACCGCGCAGGCGTTCGTGCCGCTGACGCTGTCGGCGGTGCACCACTACTCGCCGACGATGGCGGGCGTGCCGCTGACCGTCGGTTCGCTCGGCTGGTCGGTCGGCGCCCTGTGGCAGGGCGGGCAGCGCGCCCTGAGCCGGGAGGCGGTGGTGGCCACCGGGCTGGTGCTGGTGGGCGCCGGAGTGGCCGGACTCACGCTGATCGCCCCGGAGTGGGGACCGCACTGGCTGGTCTTCGGGCTGTGGTTCGTCGCGGGCTCGGGCATGGGGCTGGGCATGGCGAGCACCTCGGTGCGGGTGCTGGAGCTGTCGCCCGCCGACGAGCGCGGGTTCAACTCCTCGGCGCTGCAGCTCTCCGACATGCTCGGCCAGGCCGCGATGGTGGGGCTCGGCGGTGTTCTGGTGACCTCGCTCGCCGCCTCGGGGTCCCCGGCGGCCGGGGTCGTCCCGCTGGATCTGCTGCTCACGGCCGCCGCGTGCTGCGCCGCGCCGCTGGTCCTGCGCTCGCGGCGGGAACAAATGGCCTGA
- a CDS encoding MFS transporter → MAAFATFAIGFLFRPLGSVVFGHFGDKLGRKAMLVLTLLLMGTASTLIGVLPTYGSAGIAAPVLLVVLRAVQGFAVGGEWGGAALMAVEHAPDGKKGLYGSWVQVGASGGLLLASGLYSLSAALTTPEQFMAWGWRIPFLASAVVVAIGFVVRSKVEETPVFEEARCRGDEPKMPLLAAIRDNPRGFVLIFLMRLAELVSFYVVTTFALSYATTHLGVAESVMLTGNTLVAALGIVVIPLAAALSDRIGRRRVFLGGAAAGVVLSVPLFWGMQSAVPALIWLAAIGVINLCHDPVVSVQQPLFTEMFGARFRYSGAGVGYQVAGALGGGFTPLVAGVLVNASGGGWTLVALFLALSCGASLVAGLMMAKDAPAREPVVSAA, encoded by the coding sequence CTGGCCGCGTTCGCCACCTTCGCGATCGGGTTCCTGTTCCGCCCGCTCGGCAGCGTCGTGTTCGGCCACTTCGGTGACAAGCTGGGCCGCAAGGCGATGCTCGTACTGACGCTGCTGCTGATGGGCACGGCCAGCACCCTGATCGGAGTGCTGCCGACCTACGGGTCCGCGGGCATCGCGGCGCCCGTCCTGCTCGTCGTCCTGCGTGCGGTGCAGGGGTTCGCCGTGGGCGGCGAGTGGGGTGGTGCGGCGCTGATGGCCGTCGAGCACGCGCCCGACGGCAAGAAGGGCCTGTACGGCAGCTGGGTGCAGGTTGGTGCTTCGGGTGGGCTCCTGCTGGCGAGCGGTCTCTACTCGCTGTCGGCCGCGCTGACCACACCCGAGCAGTTCATGGCGTGGGGCTGGCGGATTCCGTTCCTGGCCAGCGCCGTCGTCGTGGCCATCGGGTTCGTGGTGCGCAGCAAGGTCGAGGAGACGCCGGTGTTCGAGGAGGCCAGGTGCCGCGGCGACGAGCCGAAGATGCCGCTTCTGGCCGCGATCCGGGACAACCCGCGCGGGTTCGTGCTGATCTTCCTGATGCGGCTGGCCGAACTGGTCAGCTTCTACGTCGTCACCACGTTCGCCCTGTCCTACGCCACGACACACCTCGGTGTCGCCGAATCGGTCATGCTCACCGGCAACACCCTGGTCGCCGCGCTCGGGATCGTGGTGATCCCGCTGGCGGCGGCGCTGTCGGACCGGATCGGCAGGCGCCGGGTCTTCCTCGGCGGCGCGGCGGCCGGCGTCGTGCTGTCGGTGCCGCTGTTCTGGGGCATGCAGTCCGCGGTTCCCGCGCTGATCTGGCTCGCCGCCATCGGCGTGATCAACCTGTGCCACGACCCGGTGGTCAGCGTGCAACAACCGCTGTTCACCGAGATGTTCGGCGCCCGCTTCCGCTACAGCGGCGCGGGCGTGGGGTACCAGGTCGCGGGTGCGCTCGGCGGCGGGTTCACGCCGCTGGTCGCGGGGGTGCTGGTGAACGCCAGCGGCGGCGGCTGGACGCTGGTGGCCCTCTTCCTCGCGCTGTCCTGCGGCGCCTCGCTGGTCGCGGGCCTGATGATGGCCAAGGACGCGCCGGCGCGCGAGCCGGTGGTGAGCGCGGCCTGA
- a CDS encoding lysophospholipid acyltransferase family protein, producing MTHPWMPTSPCGPGCLPQRPSRVAAPRVALRLGRALCVLVGGIGIAVVIAVLPGPARRRLLREWFRALLRAFGVRLVVRGEHGAGGALVVSNHVSWLDVVAMQAVCPMRLLAKTEVRTWPVIGPLAGRAGTLYIDRDRLATLPDAVRTIAGALRGGAVVGAFPEGTTWCGRSSGAYRPAVFQAAVDAGAPVRPMALRFHTADGEPTTAAAFVGEATLLESVLAVARFRGLVIELSLLPELDAARITDRRELARLAETSVADATTASTPPAPVAEPIAA from the coding sequence ATGACGCACCCGTGGATGCCGACCTCGCCGTGCGGGCCGGGCTGCCTACCGCAGCGGCCTAGCAGGGTCGCGGCGCCGCGCGTCGCGCTGCGACTCGGCCGCGCGCTGTGCGTGCTGGTGGGCGGAATCGGCATCGCGGTGGTCATCGCCGTGCTCCCCGGCCCCGCCAGGCGGCGGCTGCTCCGGGAGTGGTTCCGCGCGCTGCTGCGGGCTTTCGGCGTCCGGCTCGTCGTGCGCGGCGAGCACGGCGCGGGCGGTGCGCTGGTGGTCAGCAACCACGTGTCGTGGCTCGACGTGGTGGCCATGCAGGCGGTGTGCCCGATGCGGCTGCTGGCCAAGACCGAGGTGCGGACGTGGCCGGTGATCGGCCCGCTTGCCGGCCGGGCGGGCACCCTCTACATCGACCGCGACCGGCTCGCGACGCTGCCCGACGCGGTGCGGACCATCGCGGGCGCGCTGCGCGGCGGCGCGGTCGTCGGTGCCTTCCCCGAAGGCACCACGTGGTGCGGGCGGTCCTCCGGCGCCTACCGGCCCGCGGTGTTCCAGGCGGCGGTCGACGCCGGGGCGCCGGTGCGGCCGATGGCGTTGCGCTTCCACACCGCCGACGGTGAGCCGACCACGGCGGCGGCCTTCGTCGGGGAGGCCACCCTGCTGGAGTCCGTGCTGGCGGTGGCGCGCTTCCGCGGTCTGGTGATCGAGCTGTCGCTGCTGCCGGAACTGGACGCCGCGCGGATCACCGACCGCCGGGAACTGGCGCGCCTGGCCGAAACCTCCGTCGCGGACGCGACGACAGCGTCGACTCCGCCTGCCCCGGTCGCCGAGCCGATCGCGGCCTGA
- a CDS encoding GNAT family N-acetyltransferase: MSESQVLVSTAPTGTAASADVAHYSLLVARDTDEVRAAQRLRYQVFAEEMGATVTGDRPGVDSDAFDDFCDHLIVRDDRTGEIVGTYRMLPPERAQAAGKLYSETEFDLSALHALRPALVETGRSCVHRDHRSGAVVSLVWAGIARYMLLYGHSWLAGCASVPLEDGGPLAARVWDEVSAKHFAPEEYRVHPYQPWNPEPVKRTGRGPLPPLLKGYLRLGAWVCGRPAHDPDFGVADFFVLLDLKAVDQRYLRFFLGAAA, from the coding sequence ATGTCCGAGTCGCAAGTGCTTGTCAGCACCGCGCCCACGGGGACGGCCGCTTCGGCCGACGTCGCCCACTACTCGCTGCTCGTAGCCCGCGACACCGACGAGGTGCGGGCCGCGCAGCGCCTGCGCTACCAGGTGTTCGCCGAGGAGATGGGCGCCACCGTCACCGGGGACCGGCCCGGCGTCGACAGCGACGCCTTCGACGACTTCTGCGATCACCTGATCGTCCGTGACGACCGCACCGGCGAGATCGTCGGCACCTACCGGATGCTGCCGCCGGAACGCGCGCAGGCCGCCGGGAAGCTCTATTCGGAGACCGAGTTCGACCTTTCCGCGCTGCACGCGCTGCGCCCCGCCCTGGTCGAGACCGGCCGTTCCTGCGTGCACCGCGACCACCGCAGCGGAGCCGTGGTGAGCCTGGTCTGGGCGGGCATCGCCCGCTACATGCTGCTGTACGGGCACTCCTGGCTGGCCGGCTGCGCCTCGGTGCCGCTGGAGGACGGCGGGCCGTTGGCCGCGCGGGTGTGGGACGAGGTGTCGGCCAAGCACTTCGCGCCGGAGGAGTACCGGGTCCACCCGTACCAGCCGTGGAACCCGGAGCCGGTCAAGCGCACCGGCCGCGGTCCGCTGCCGCCGCTGCTGAAGGGCTACCTCCGGCTCGGCGCGTGGGTCTGCGGCAGGCCCGCGCACGACCCGGACTTCGGGGTCGCCGACTTCTTCGTGCTGCTCGACCTCAAGGCCGTCGACCAGCGCTACCTGCGGTTCTTCCTGGGCGCGGCGGCATGA